The genome window CCGATGGTGATCGTCGGCACGCCGATGACGGGCCGTTCGGCCAGACGGCGTTCGAGGTCGTCGTATTGCGGCTCGCCCTGCGCGAGGCTCTGGCGCCAGCGGTAGTTGTGGATCACGACCGCCAGGTGGTCGGGGTTCTCGAAGGACGGCGCGCTGCGCTCGTAGGTCGCGTCGTCGAAGTGCCACGTCGGCGAGGCGAGCTGCCAGATGAGCTTGGCGAAGTCATGGCGATAAGTGCCGTATCCGAGCACCCCGCGCTCGGTGGCGAAGTAGTATTGATACCACCAGGCGTGCTCCGCCGCCGGCGCGAGCGGATTGCGGTTCGCCACCAGGTCGATGATCTGATAGCCGCTGACCGAGACGAGCGCCTTGCAGCGGTCCGGCCAAAGCGCGGCGACGACGTCGGCGGCGCGACCGCCCCAATCGAAGCCGGCCAGGATCGCTTTTTCGATCCCCAGCGCGTCCATCAGCGCGACGACGTCGACGCCCATGACGGCCTGCTGACCGTTGCGGACGGTCGCGCTCGAACGGAACCGCGTGGTCCCGAAGCCGCGCAGGTAGGGAACGATCGCGCGATAACCGCGCGCGGCCAACCGCGGCGCCGCCTCGTCGTAGCAGTGGATGTCGTACGGCCAGCCGTGCAACAGGATGACCGGCGGCCCATCGGCCGGGCCGACGTCGGCGTAGCCCACGTTGAGCACGCCGGCGTCGACCTGCTTGAGGGATGCGAGCGCCGTCACCTGTGCATCCCCCGGTCCGGCCTCAGTACGACTGGAACTGATGGCCCAAGAGGTTGCTGCGAACCCAGTCCTGCATCCTCGGCGGATCCGCCATGCCCATGCGCGTCATCGCGGCCGGG of Candidatus Sulfotelmatobacter sp. contains these proteins:
- a CDS encoding alpha/beta hydrolase; the protein is MTALASLKQVDAGVLNVGYADVGPADGPPVILLHGWPYDIHCYDEAAPRLAARGYRAIVPYLRGFGTTRFRSSATVRNGQQAVMGVDVVALMDALGIEKAILAGFDWGGRAADVVAALWPDRCKALVSVSGYQIIDLVANRNPLAPAAEHAWWYQYYFATERGVLGYGTYRHDFAKLIWQLASPTWHFDDATYERSAPSFENPDHLAVVIHNYRWRQSLAQGEPQYDDLERRLAERPVIGVPTITIGSDFDGANADGIAYAKLFSGRYAHRTLTGIGHNVPQEAPQPFVEAILDVDDYAK